A single region of the Pseudomonas granadensis genome encodes:
- a CDS encoding inhibitor of vertebrate lysozyme family protein, which translates to MTVLKTLAAALLLGGSAMAMAANDGQTRVNELLAADEQYRETWESVIKKEERVPEWVINLSGTSEQQMHAVTEDGDKYLVGPLCENQDKCLNHRLIVAFSFDKDDAYAMLVDVPEGLPQDKSPTRHATYRFFGKPDQGMQDLLMETLKKDPKWY; encoded by the coding sequence ATGACAGTCTTGAAGACGCTGGCCGCCGCCCTGCTTCTGGGCGGCAGTGCCATGGCGATGGCGGCCAATGACGGCCAGACCCGGGTCAACGAACTGCTCGCTGCCGATGAGCAGTATCGTGAGACCTGGGAAAGCGTGATCAAAAAGGAAGAGCGTGTACCGGAATGGGTCATCAACCTCTCCGGCACTTCGGAGCAACAGATGCATGCCGTCACTGAAGACGGCGACAAGTATCTGGTGGGCCCGCTCTGCGAAAATCAGGACAAGTGCCTGAACCATCGCTTGATCGTCGCCTTCAGCTTCGACAAGGACGACGCCTACGCCATGCTGGTCGATGTACCGGAAGGTCTGCCGCAGGACAAGTCGCCGACGCGACACGCTACCTACCGCTTCTTCGGCAAGCCTGACCAGGGTATGCAGGATCTGCTGATGGAAACCCTGAAGAAAGATCCGAAGTGGTACTGA
- a CDS encoding DUF1328 domain-containing protein has product MLSWAITFLIIAIIAAVLGFGGIAGTATGIAKILFVVFLVMFIASFFFGRRGRG; this is encoded by the coding sequence ATGTTGAGCTGGGCAATTACATTCTTGATCATTGCCATCATCGCCGCCGTACTGGGCTTCGGTGGTATCGCGGGCACCGCCACGGGTATCGCCAAGATTCTCTTTGTCGTGTTCCTGGTGATGTTCATCGCTTCCTTCTTCTTTGGCCGTCGCGGCCGAGGTTAA
- the algB gene encoding sigma-54-dependent response regulator transcription factor AlgB — protein MESATEHQGRILLVDDESAILRTFRYCLEDEGYTVATANSAAQAEALLQRQVFDLCFLDLRLGEDNGLDVLAQMRVQAPWMRVVIVTAHSAVDTAVDAIQAGAADYLVKPCSPDQLRLATAKQLEVRRLSARLEALEGEIRKPKDGLDSHSPAMKVVLETARQVASTDANILILGESGTGKGELARAIHGWSKREKKSCVTINCPSLTAELMESELFGHSRGAFTGASESTLGRVNQADGGTLFLDEIGDFPLTLQPKLLRFIQDKEYERVGDPVTRRADVRILAATNLNLEDMVRDGRFREDLLYRLNVITLHLPPLRERAEDILTLADRFLARFVKEYARPARGFSDEAREALLGYRWPGNIRELRNVVERASIICPQERVEISHLGMAEQPANNAPRVGAALSLDELEKAHIGAVLATAGTLDQAAKTLGIDASTLYRKRKQYNL, from the coding sequence ATGGAATCTGCCACTGAGCATCAAGGCCGCATTCTGCTGGTGGACGACGAATCCGCCATCCTGCGTACCTTCCGTTATTGCCTCGAAGACGAAGGTTATACGGTGGCCACCGCCAACAGCGCGGCTCAGGCCGAGGCATTGCTGCAACGTCAGGTGTTCGATCTGTGCTTCCTTGATTTGCGTCTGGGTGAAGACAACGGTCTCGATGTGCTGGCGCAGATGCGTGTCCAGGCGCCTTGGATGCGCGTTGTCATCGTCACCGCGCATTCGGCTGTCGACACTGCGGTGGATGCCATTCAGGCGGGCGCGGCGGATTATCTGGTGAAACCGTGCAGCCCCGACCAGTTGCGTCTGGCCACCGCCAAGCAACTGGAAGTGCGTCGACTGTCGGCACGCCTCGAAGCGCTCGAAGGCGAAATCCGCAAACCCAAGGACGGCCTCGACTCCCACAGCCCGGCAATGAAAGTCGTACTCGAGACGGCTCGCCAGGTCGCTAGCACCGATGCCAACATTTTGATTCTCGGCGAGTCCGGTACGGGTAAGGGTGAGTTGGCCCGCGCCATTCATGGTTGGAGCAAGCGCGAGAAGAAATCCTGCGTAACCATTAACTGCCCGTCGCTGACCGCCGAGCTGATGGAGAGCGAACTGTTCGGCCACAGCCGCGGCGCCTTTACCGGCGCCAGCGAAAGCACCCTTGGCCGGGTCAATCAGGCTGACGGCGGTACTCTGTTTCTCGACGAGATCGGCGATTTTCCCCTGACATTGCAGCCGAAGCTGCTGCGTTTTATCCAGGACAAGGAATACGAGCGCGTAGGCGACCCGGTCACCCGCCGCGCCGATGTGCGGATTCTGGCGGCGACCAACCTGAACCTCGAAGATATGGTTCGCGACGGACGCTTCCGTGAAGACCTGCTCTATCGCCTCAATGTCATCACGCTGCATCTGCCGCCACTGCGTGAGCGCGCCGAGGACATCCTGACTCTGGCCGACCGCTTCCTGGCGCGTTTCGTCAAAGAATATGCGCGCCCGGCGCGTGGTTTCAGTGACGAGGCCCGCGAGGCGCTGCTCGGCTACCGTTGGCCCGGCAACATCCGTGAGCTGCGCAACGTGGTCGAGCGGGCCAGCATCATTTGCCCGCAGGAACGTGTGGAAATCAGCCACCTCGGCATGGCCGAGCAACCGGCCAACAACGCGCCACGGGTCGGCGCCGCGCTGAGCCTCGACGAACTGGAAAAAGCTCATATCGGCGCCGTTCTCGCCACCGCCGGCACCCTCGACCAAGCCGCCAAGACCCTGGGTATCGACGCTTCGACCCTGTATCGCAAGCGCAAGCAGTACAACCTGTGA
- a CDS encoding ATP-binding protein, with protein MKLAMKLRTRLFLSISALITVALLGLLLGLVSVMQMAGTQEALVRSNFVTLELGLKLRQTLGDQLIIMLAEKPDPVAFEASKQHYFQLLDEGIAKEQHDKERQYGFSQAKADYLSFLQAFDLSRDPSNTASSSADFRERFNILRNGLITEHKHALDKINGVQNDARDRALLIAGLLGLVGLAVLIIGFVTAHGVARRFGAPIEALAQAADEIGKGKYDVTLPVSSSLELNQLTKRFGQMAEALREHQATNVDELLAGQQRLQAVLDSIDDGLLMIDRQGQLEHLNPVAQRQLGWEDDRLGQGLGTALGRPELDAQLQLVLRGGTLERAPDDLSIEVDGESRLLTYSLTPVSHTQGHILGAVMVLHDVTEQRAFERVRSEFVLRASHELRTPVTGMHMAFGLFRERAKFPEESREADLLDTVNEEMQRLMQLINDLLNFSRYQNGLQKLTLAPCSIEDLLEQAQLRFAEAAEAKGIALKVEVQGPLPRLQADQAQLERVLDNLIDNALRHTARDGQIRLQARRHGERVIISVEDNGEGIAYGQQGRIFEPFVQVGRKKGGAGLGLALCKEIVQLHGGRMGVYSRPGQGTQFYMALAV; from the coding sequence ATGAAACTGGCGATGAAGTTGCGGACCCGTTTGTTCCTGAGCATCTCCGCACTGATCACCGTGGCCTTGCTCGGGTTGCTGCTCGGGCTGGTTAGCGTGATGCAGATGGCCGGAACACAAGAAGCATTGGTGCGCAGCAACTTCGTCACCCTTGAGCTGGGGCTCAAGTTGCGACAGACCTTGGGCGATCAACTGATCATCATGCTCGCGGAAAAGCCTGATCCCGTCGCGTTCGAGGCCTCCAAACAGCATTACTTCCAGTTGCTCGACGAAGGCATCGCCAAGGAGCAGCACGATAAAGAGCGCCAGTACGGCTTCAGCCAGGCCAAGGCCGACTACCTGAGTTTCCTGCAAGCCTTCGACCTGTCGCGTGACCCGAGCAACACCGCAAGCTCCAGCGCCGATTTCCGAGAGCGCTTCAATATTCTGCGCAACGGGCTGATCACCGAACACAAACACGCACTGGATAAAATCAACGGCGTACAGAACGACGCGCGTGATCGCGCCCTGTTGATCGCCGGCCTGCTCGGGCTGGTCGGGCTTGCCGTACTGATTATCGGATTTGTCACGGCCCACGGTGTGGCCCGGCGTTTTGGCGCGCCGATCGAAGCGCTGGCGCAAGCGGCGGACGAAATCGGCAAAGGCAAATACGACGTGACTCTGCCGGTGTCCTCGTCTCTGGAACTGAATCAGCTGACCAAACGTTTCGGTCAGATGGCCGAGGCCTTGCGCGAGCACCAGGCGACCAACGTCGATGAACTGCTGGCCGGGCAGCAACGCCTGCAGGCGGTCCTCGACAGCATCGATGACGGCTTGTTGATGATTGATCGCCAAGGGCAACTGGAGCACCTCAATCCGGTCGCGCAGCGCCAACTGGGTTGGGAAGACGACCGTCTCGGCCAAGGCCTGGGCACCGCCCTCGGCCGACCTGAGCTGGATGCGCAGCTGCAACTGGTGTTGCGCGGCGGCACGCTTGAGCGCGCGCCAGACGATCTGAGCATCGAAGTCGACGGCGAATCACGTTTGCTCACCTACAGCCTGACGCCGGTCAGCCATACCCAAGGGCACATCCTTGGCGCGGTGATGGTGCTGCACGATGTCACCGAGCAGCGTGCGTTCGAGCGAGTGCGCAGCGAGTTTGTCCTGCGCGCCTCCCATGAATTGCGCACGCCGGTCACCGGCATGCACATGGCGTTCGGCCTGTTCCGTGAGCGAGCGAAATTCCCTGAAGAGTCGCGCGAAGCGGACTTGCTCGACACGGTCAACGAAGAAATGCAGCGCTTGATGCAGTTGATCAACGACCTGCTCAACTTCTCGCGCTACCAGAACGGTTTGCAGAAACTCACACTCGCACCGTGTTCCATCGAAGACTTGCTGGAACAGGCGCAACTGCGATTCGCCGAGGCGGCAGAGGCTAAAGGCATTGCCTTGAAGGTCGAAGTGCAGGGGCCATTGCCACGCTTGCAGGCCGATCAGGCGCAACTGGAGCGGGTCCTCGACAACCTGATCGACAATGCCTTGCGTCACACCGCCCGCGACGGGCAAATTCGCTTGCAGGCGCGTCGGCACGGCGAGCGGGTGATCATCAGTGTCGAAGACAACGGCGAAGGCATCGCCTACGGCCAGCAAGGGCGAATCTTCGAACCGTTTGTGCAGGTCGGTCGCAAGAAGGGCGGCGCCGGGCTCGGGCTGGCGCTGTGCAAGGAAATTGTCCAGCTGCACGGCGGCCGCATGGGCGTGTATTCGCGGCCGGGGCAGGGCACGCAGTTTTATATGGCCCTGGCCGTTTAG
- a CDS encoding EAL domain-containing protein, producing MAATRETLRSWFYRPVFLAMIAAVLSASLLIAGGMFVAMRQVEQNESQEMNAQGERFLVRLEQLFGQLRESLDDLEAQPLRSCDDEMIATLQQVTFNYRFVYEAAYMDASRTCSNRPRQEGLSSARAPDITGPTYSYWLNTTTEPDENRAALMLGRGNFRVATSRGHLTDMVDLSPGSSLLVVLDHGTRAIPVLGQAQAWPPTEPWPLKASAALQVTQTRLIYRMPTDNPEYQLVLIAPRTGMHIPVVWWWVIPLCVVLGAFVGFCVFLLVRQRQSLDAELHGAIRRGELQVLYQPIFDLDSRNCVGAEALLRWRRPDGTLTSPDLFIPMAENTGQIRQMTDFVLQRLLEQLGQLLRANPQLYISVNLAACDVMVPRVGQVMARLLTLHRVAARQIAFEVTERGLIDVVVARENLQALRDVGHQVLIDDFGTGYCSLAYLQTLPVDCLKIDKAFIDALGHDAASSGVAPHIIHMAQALDLKVIAEGIELESQAQLLSSEGVKFGQGWLFAHALSAVQFIELITRGRRLVGRRMDDEA from the coding sequence ATGGCTGCTACCCGAGAGACGCTGCGTAGCTGGTTTTATCGCCCGGTGTTTTTGGCGATGATTGCGGCTGTCCTCAGTGCCAGCCTGCTGATTGCCGGCGGAATGTTCGTGGCGATGCGTCAAGTCGAGCAGAATGAAAGCCAGGAAATGAACGCCCAGGGCGAGCGTTTTCTGGTGCGCCTGGAACAACTGTTCGGCCAGTTGCGCGAAAGCCTCGACGATCTTGAAGCTCAGCCATTGCGCAGCTGCGACGATGAAATGATCGCCACTCTGCAACAGGTCACCTTTAACTATCGCTTCGTGTATGAAGCGGCCTACATGGACGCCTCGCGCACTTGCTCCAACCGCCCACGTCAGGAAGGCCTGTCGAGTGCTCGCGCGCCGGATATCACAGGCCCGACTTACAGCTATTGGCTGAACACCACCACAGAACCTGATGAAAACCGCGCGGCGCTGATGCTCGGGCGCGGCAATTTCCGCGTGGCTACCTCGCGCGGGCACCTCACCGACATGGTCGACCTGTCGCCCGGGAGCAGCCTGCTGGTAGTACTCGATCACGGCACTCGGGCCATCCCGGTGCTGGGCCAGGCGCAGGCATGGCCGCCAACCGAACCGTGGCCGCTGAAAGCCAGCGCAGCCTTGCAAGTCACGCAAACCCGCCTGATCTACCGCATGCCCACCGACAACCCGGAATATCAGCTGGTGTTGATCGCGCCACGCACCGGCATGCACATTCCCGTCGTATGGTGGTGGGTGATTCCGCTGTGCGTGGTGCTCGGCGCCTTCGTCGGCTTTTGCGTGTTCTTGCTGGTGCGCCAGCGCCAGTCGCTCGACGCCGAGTTGCACGGCGCGATTCGGCGCGGTGAGTTGCAGGTGCTCTACCAACCGATCTTTGATCTCGACAGCCGCAACTGCGTGGGCGCCGAAGCCCTGCTGCGCTGGCGGCGACCGGACGGCACGCTGACCAGCCCCGACCTGTTTATACCGATGGCAGAAAACACCGGGCAGATTCGGCAGATGACCGACTTCGTCCTGCAGCGCTTGCTGGAGCAACTGGGACAGTTATTGCGGGCCAATCCGCAGCTTTATATCTCGGTTAACCTCGCCGCCTGCGACGTGATGGTGCCGCGCGTAGGCCAGGTCATGGCGCGCCTGCTGACCTTGCACCGGGTCGCGGCGCGGCAGATTGCCTTCGAAGTGACTGAGCGCGGCCTGATCGATGTGGTAGTGGCGCGGGAAAACCTGCAAGCCTTGCGCGATGTCGGCCATCAGGTCCTGATCGACGATTTCGGCACCGGCTATTGCAGCCTCGCCTATCTGCAAACATTGCCTGTGGATTGTCTGAAAATCGACAAGGCGTTCATCGACGCACTCGGTCATGACGCGGCGAGCAGCGGCGTCGCGCCGCATATCATTCATATGGCCCAGGCACTGGATCTGAAAGTGATTGCCGAAGGCATCGAGCTGGAATCGCAAGCGCAATTGCTCAGCAGTGAGGGGGTAAAGTTCGGCCAGGGCTGGCTGTTCGCTCATGCATTGAGCGCGGTGCAGTTCATAGAACTGATCACCCGTGGCCGTCGCCTCGTCGGGCGGCGCATGGACGATGAAGCCTGA
- a CDS encoding N-acetylmuramoyl-L-alanine amidase codes for MKFFALIASLLVLAGCASGPRYDTNHPSSNYDSRIQFVVVHYTSASLERSLQLLTHGEVSSHYLIGDDKGGTVYKLVDENQRAWHAGESQWQGRTWLNSSSIGIEIVNPGFKDTPTGRLWYPYSEAQIQSLIALLKDISKRNGISPQHIIGHSDIAPLRKLDPGPLFPWKRLAAEGLGRWPNEQAVARQQAIFSSGELPNISWFQAQLARVGYDTPQTGELDIATRHVLAAFQMHYRPARFDGTPDAQTAALLLVLNQTK; via the coding sequence ATGAAATTTTTCGCCCTTATTGCTTCGTTGCTCGTTCTGGCCGGTTGCGCCAGCGGCCCGCGTTATGACACCAACCATCCTTCGTCCAACTACGACAGCCGCATCCAGTTCGTGGTTGTTCACTACACTTCGGCCTCGCTGGAACGCTCCCTGCAGCTGCTGACCCACGGTGAAGTCAGCAGCCATTACCTGATCGGCGACGACAAGGGCGGCACCGTCTACAAGCTGGTGGATGAAAACCAGCGCGCCTGGCACGCCGGGGAAAGCCAGTGGCAGGGACGTACGTGGCTCAACTCCAGTTCGATCGGCATCGAAATCGTCAACCCCGGTTTCAAGGACACCCCGACCGGGCGCCTCTGGTATCCGTACAGCGAAGCACAGATTCAATCGCTGATCGCCCTGCTCAAGGACATCAGCAAGCGCAACGGTATCAGCCCGCAGCACATCATCGGTCACAGCGATATCGCGCCGCTGCGCAAACTCGATCCGGGTCCATTGTTTCCATGGAAGCGTCTCGCCGCCGAAGGCCTTGGCCGGTGGCCGAACGAACAAGCGGTGGCGCGTCAGCAAGCAATATTCAGCAGCGGCGAGCTGCCGAATATCAGCTGGTTCCAGGCGCAGCTGGCGCGCGTGGGCTACGACACGCCGCAGACCGGCGAACTGGACATCGCCACCCGGCATGTCCTCGCGGCGTTTCAAATGCACTATCGCCCTGCACGCTTCGACGGCACGCCGGACGCGCAAACGGCGGCGCTGCTGCTGGTCCTCAATCAGACAAAATAA